A stretch of Lathyrus oleraceus cultivar Zhongwan6 chromosome 6, CAAS_Psat_ZW6_1.0, whole genome shotgun sequence DNA encodes these proteins:
- the LOC127092221 gene encoding probable LRR receptor-like serine/threonine-protein kinase At3g47570 isoform X1: MVFSLYTKHISNRFSSSNMRTCMMLVYSMTLVSIAVSLSSNTDKLALLSLKEKLTNGVPNSLPSWNHSLHFCEWQGVTCGRRHKRVSVLHLENQTWGGTLAPSLGNLTFLRFLILFNIDLHGEIPKQVGRLKRLQGLDLSNNNLRGEIPMELTNCTNIKVIVLQYNKLTGRIPTRFGSIIQLNELSLQSNKLTGTIPSSLGNISSLVEISLIDNYLEGSIPYSLGKLSSLKMLYLALNNLSGEIPPSLYNLSNIEFFSLGGNKLLGSLPSNIDIVFPNIKDFLVGGNQISGTLPVSISNLTELRHFEISWNLLNGPIPLTLGRLNKLEKFRISANNFGSGGAQDLDFLASLTNCTKLSKLEIFKNRFGGKLSDHIGNLSIHLIGFDVRYNQIYGVIPERIGQLVGLTYLSIGNNFLEGTIPNSVGKLKNLVLLDLENNKISGNIFTSIGNLTILSELYLSSNKLKGRLPVTLKHCTQLETLSISDNKLSGDIPNQTFVYLTNLVNLDLSNNSLTGLIPLEFGKLKHISMLYLFQNNLSGEIPNQLGACVTLTELRLWENFFHGDVTSFLRSLSSLKVLDMSNNNFSSTIPFELENFTLLNTLDLSFNNFYGEVPTKGVFSNVTAISLIGNKNLCGGIPQLKLPKCIKASSKKPKMSLKKKLIIISVIGGVLISFLAFITVHFLTRKSKKLPSSPSLQNRSFSVTYGDLHEATNGFSLSNLVGQGSFGSVYRGSLLNFEGPIAVKVLNLETRGAAKSFVAECNALGKMKHRNLVKILTCCSSVDYKGEDFKAIVFEFMPEGSLENVLHNNEGSENENHSLILSKRVDIALDVAHALDYLHHDEDQVVVHCDIKPSNVLLDEDMVAHLGDFGLARLIHGSTRHSSKDQVESSTIKGTIGYLPPEYGAGGPVTPEGDIYSYGILLLEMLTGKRPTDNMFYENLNLHKLCKMKIPEEILDIVDSSMVMPTVEDQTWIVENNIKECLVMFTKIGVACSEEFPTQRMLTKHVILKLLEIKQKLSR, translated from the exons ATGGTTTTCTCTTTATATACTAAGCATATCTCAAACAGATTCTCAAGTAGCAATATGAGGACATGTATGATGTTGGTTTATAGCATGACATTAGTATCGATTGCTGTTTCTTTGAGTTCAAACACTGATAAGTTAGCTTTACTTTCCTTGAAGGAAAAACTTACAAATGGGGTGCCTAATTCTCTACCATCATGGAATCATTCTTTGCATTTCTGTGAATGGCAGGGAGTCACATGTGGTCGTCGTCACAAGAGAGTCTCTGTCTTGCATTTGGAGAACCAAACATGGGGTGGCACTCTTGCTCCATCCTTAGGAAATCTAACCTTTCTTAGATTTCTCATACTTTTCAACATCGATTTGCATGGTGAAATTCCAAAACAAGTTGGTCGATTGAAAAGGTTGCAAGGTCTTGACTTAAGCAACAATAATCTTCGGGGAGAGATTCCGATGGAGCTCACTAACTGCACTAATATCAAGGTAATTGTTTTGCAGTATAATAAACTCACAGGAAGAATTCCGACACGGTTTGGGTCAATCATTCAACTTAATGAATTGAGTCTCCAGTCAAATAAACTAACCGGTACTATTCCATCTTCTCTAGGAAATATATCCTCACTAGTAGAAATATCTCTTATAGATAATTACTTGGAAGGAAGTATCCCTTATTCTTTGGGTAAATTGTCAAGTTTGAAAATGCTTTATCTAGCTTTAAATAATTTGTCTGGTGAAATTCCTCCCTCACTTTACAATCTATCAAATATTGAATTTTTCAGTCTTGGAGGAAACAAGTTATTGGGCAGTCTTCCATCAAATATAGATATTGTTTTTCCCAATATTAAAGATTTCTTAGTAGGAGGGAACCAAATTAGCGGAACTTTACCAGTTTCAATATCCAACCTCACTGAATTGCGACATTTTGAAATATCATGGAATCTTTTGAATGGGCCAATACCTCTTACTTTAGGTAGATTGAACAAACTTGAGAAGTTTCGCATTAGTGCTAATAATTTTGGGAGTGGAGGAGCTCAGGACTTGGACTTCCTTGCTTCCTTAACCAATTGTACTAAATTGTCAAAGcttgaaattttcaaaaacaGATTTGGTGGCAAATTGTCAGATCATATAGGAAACTTATCCATCCATCTGATTGGGTTTGATGTGAGGTATAACCAAATTTATGGAGTGATACCTGAGAGAATAGGACAACTAGTCGGTTTAACTTACTTAAGCATCGGAAACAATTTTCTTGAGGGAACAATTCCAAATTCAGTTGGAAAACTTAAGAATCTTGTATTATTAGACTTGGAAAACAATAAAATATCTGGTAATATCTTTACTAGTATTGGCAATCTTACTATATTGTCTGAATTATATTTGTCTAGCAATAAACTGAAAGGAAGACTTCCAGTTACCCTCAAACATTGCACCCAGTTGGAGACATTAAGTATTTCTGATAACAAATTGAGTGGTGATATACCAAATCAAACATTTGTCTATCTAACAAATTTAGTAAACCTTGACTTGTCTAACAACTCCCTCACCGGTCTCATTCCATTAGAATTTGGTAAGTTGAAGCATATTTCTATGTTGTATTTATTTCAAAACAACTTGTCTGGTGAAATCCCCAATCAACTTGGTGCTTGTGTTACTTTAACAGAGCTTAGGTTGTGGGAAAACTTTTTTCATGGAGATGTGACTTCCTTTTTGAGATCTTTAAGTTCTTTAAAAGTCCTAGATATGTCTAATAACAATTTCTCAAGCACAATTCCCTTTGAACTAGAAAATTTCACACTTCTAAATACTTTGGACCTATCTTTCAATAACTTCTATGGCGAGGTTCCCACCAAAGGTGTCTTTAGCAATGTCACAGCAATTTCATTAATTGGAAACAAGAACCTTTGTGGAGGGATACCTCAATTGAAGCTTCCAAAATGCATTAAGGCTTCCTCCAAGAAACCTAAGATGTCTCTCAAAAAGAAACTTATCATCATCAGTGTAATTGGGGGTGTTTTGATCTCTTTCCTAGCTTTTATAACTGTCCATTTTCTAACGAGAAAGTCCAAAAAATTACCTTCTTCACCATCTCTACAAAATAGGTCATTTAGTGTGACTTATGGAGATCTACATGAAGCAACCAATGGATTTTCTTTATCCAATTTGGTAGGACAGGGAAGCTTTGGTTCGGTTTACAGAGGATCGCTTCTTAACTTTGAAGGACCTATTGCTGTAAAAGTGTTGAACCTTGAAACGCGTGGTGCAGCAAAGAGTTTTGTGGCAGAATGCAATGCTTTAGGAAAGATGAAACACCGGAATCTTGTGAAGATCCTAACTTGTTGTTCAAGTGTTGATTACAAGGGTGAAGATTTCAAGGCTATTGTTTTTGAGTTCATGCCCGAAGGGAGTCTTGAAAATGTGTTGCATAATAATGAAGGGTCTGAAAATGAAAATCATAGTCTCATCCTCTCAAAAAGGGTAGACATTGCTCTTGATGTAGCTCATGCTTTGGATTATCTTCACCATGATGAAGACCAAGTTGTAGTTCACTGTGATATTAAACCAAGCAATGTTCTTCTTGATGAAGATATGGTAGCTCACTTGGGAGACTTTGGCTTAGCTAGGCTCATTCATGGATCAACAAGACATTCAAGTAAAGATCAAGTTGAGTCCTCAACAATTAAAGGAACTATAGGATATCTTCCTCCTG AGTATGGAGCTGGTGGTCCGGTAACACCAGAGGGAGATATCTACAGCTATGGGATTCTGTTGTTGGAAATGCTTACCGGAAAGAGACCAACGGATAATATGTTTTATGAGAATCTTAATCTACACAAATTGTGTAAGATGAAAATTCCTGAAGAAATTCTTGACATTGTAGATTCAAGTATGGTTATGCCAACTGTTGAAGATCAGACATGGATTGTAGAAAATAACATAAAAGAGTGTCTAGTGATGTTTACTAAAATTGGAGTTGCGTGTTCCGAAGAATTTCCTACTCAGAGAATGCTCACAAAACATGTCATACTGAAGTTGCTTGAAATTAAACAAAAATTGTCCCGCTAG
- the LOC127092221 gene encoding probable LRR receptor-like serine/threonine-protein kinase At3g47570 isoform X2 codes for MENQSNNNKVKIDYLQHTVLIITVGVTCGRRHKRVSVLHLENQTWGGTLAPSLGNLTFLRFLILFNIDLHGEIPKQVGRLKRLQGLDLSNNNLRGEIPMELTNCTNIKVIVLQYNKLTGRIPTRFGSIIQLNELSLQSNKLTGTIPSSLGNISSLVEISLIDNYLEGSIPYSLGKLSSLKMLYLALNNLSGEIPPSLYNLSNIEFFSLGGNKLLGSLPSNIDIVFPNIKDFLVGGNQISGTLPVSISNLTELRHFEISWNLLNGPIPLTLGRLNKLEKFRISANNFGSGGAQDLDFLASLTNCTKLSKLEIFKNRFGGKLSDHIGNLSIHLIGFDVRYNQIYGVIPERIGQLVGLTYLSIGNNFLEGTIPNSVGKLKNLVLLDLENNKISGNIFTSIGNLTILSELYLSSNKLKGRLPVTLKHCTQLETLSISDNKLSGDIPNQTFVYLTNLVNLDLSNNSLTGLIPLEFGKLKHISMLYLFQNNLSGEIPNQLGACVTLTELRLWENFFHGDVTSFLRSLSSLKVLDMSNNNFSSTIPFELENFTLLNTLDLSFNNFYGEVPTKGVFSNVTAISLIGNKNLCGGIPQLKLPKCIKASSKKPKMSLKKKLIIISVIGGVLISFLAFITVHFLTRKSKKLPSSPSLQNRSFSVTYGDLHEATNGFSLSNLVGQGSFGSVYRGSLLNFEGPIAVKVLNLETRGAAKSFVAECNALGKMKHRNLVKILTCCSSVDYKGEDFKAIVFEFMPEGSLENVLHNNEGSENENHSLILSKRVDIALDVAHALDYLHHDEDQVVVHCDIKPSNVLLDEDMVAHLGDFGLARLIHGSTRHSSKDQVESSTIKGTIGYLPPEYGAGGPVTPEGDIYSYGILLLEMLTGKRPTDNMFYENLNLHKLCKMKIPEEILDIVDSSMVMPTVEDQTWIVENNIKECLVMFTKIGVACSEEFPTQRMLTKHVILKLLEIKQKLSR; via the exons ATGGAAAATCAATCCAACAACAATAAAGTGAAGATCGATTATCTTCAACACACTGTTCTTATCATCACAGTA GGAGTCACATGTGGTCGTCGTCACAAGAGAGTCTCTGTCTTGCATTTGGAGAACCAAACATGGGGTGGCACTCTTGCTCCATCCTTAGGAAATCTAACCTTTCTTAGATTTCTCATACTTTTCAACATCGATTTGCATGGTGAAATTCCAAAACAAGTTGGTCGATTGAAAAGGTTGCAAGGTCTTGACTTAAGCAACAATAATCTTCGGGGAGAGATTCCGATGGAGCTCACTAACTGCACTAATATCAAGGTAATTGTTTTGCAGTATAATAAACTCACAGGAAGAATTCCGACACGGTTTGGGTCAATCATTCAACTTAATGAATTGAGTCTCCAGTCAAATAAACTAACCGGTACTATTCCATCTTCTCTAGGAAATATATCCTCACTAGTAGAAATATCTCTTATAGATAATTACTTGGAAGGAAGTATCCCTTATTCTTTGGGTAAATTGTCAAGTTTGAAAATGCTTTATCTAGCTTTAAATAATTTGTCTGGTGAAATTCCTCCCTCACTTTACAATCTATCAAATATTGAATTTTTCAGTCTTGGAGGAAACAAGTTATTGGGCAGTCTTCCATCAAATATAGATATTGTTTTTCCCAATATTAAAGATTTCTTAGTAGGAGGGAACCAAATTAGCGGAACTTTACCAGTTTCAATATCCAACCTCACTGAATTGCGACATTTTGAAATATCATGGAATCTTTTGAATGGGCCAATACCTCTTACTTTAGGTAGATTGAACAAACTTGAGAAGTTTCGCATTAGTGCTAATAATTTTGGGAGTGGAGGAGCTCAGGACTTGGACTTCCTTGCTTCCTTAACCAATTGTACTAAATTGTCAAAGcttgaaattttcaaaaacaGATTTGGTGGCAAATTGTCAGATCATATAGGAAACTTATCCATCCATCTGATTGGGTTTGATGTGAGGTATAACCAAATTTATGGAGTGATACCTGAGAGAATAGGACAACTAGTCGGTTTAACTTACTTAAGCATCGGAAACAATTTTCTTGAGGGAACAATTCCAAATTCAGTTGGAAAACTTAAGAATCTTGTATTATTAGACTTGGAAAACAATAAAATATCTGGTAATATCTTTACTAGTATTGGCAATCTTACTATATTGTCTGAATTATATTTGTCTAGCAATAAACTGAAAGGAAGACTTCCAGTTACCCTCAAACATTGCACCCAGTTGGAGACATTAAGTATTTCTGATAACAAATTGAGTGGTGATATACCAAATCAAACATTTGTCTATCTAACAAATTTAGTAAACCTTGACTTGTCTAACAACTCCCTCACCGGTCTCATTCCATTAGAATTTGGTAAGTTGAAGCATATTTCTATGTTGTATTTATTTCAAAACAACTTGTCTGGTGAAATCCCCAATCAACTTGGTGCTTGTGTTACTTTAACAGAGCTTAGGTTGTGGGAAAACTTTTTTCATGGAGATGTGACTTCCTTTTTGAGATCTTTAAGTTCTTTAAAAGTCCTAGATATGTCTAATAACAATTTCTCAAGCACAATTCCCTTTGAACTAGAAAATTTCACACTTCTAAATACTTTGGACCTATCTTTCAATAACTTCTATGGCGAGGTTCCCACCAAAGGTGTCTTTAGCAATGTCACAGCAATTTCATTAATTGGAAACAAGAACCTTTGTGGAGGGATACCTCAATTGAAGCTTCCAAAATGCATTAAGGCTTCCTCCAAGAAACCTAAGATGTCTCTCAAAAAGAAACTTATCATCATCAGTGTAATTGGGGGTGTTTTGATCTCTTTCCTAGCTTTTATAACTGTCCATTTTCTAACGAGAAAGTCCAAAAAATTACCTTCTTCACCATCTCTACAAAATAGGTCATTTAGTGTGACTTATGGAGATCTACATGAAGCAACCAATGGATTTTCTTTATCCAATTTGGTAGGACAGGGAAGCTTTGGTTCGGTTTACAGAGGATCGCTTCTTAACTTTGAAGGACCTATTGCTGTAAAAGTGTTGAACCTTGAAACGCGTGGTGCAGCAAAGAGTTTTGTGGCAGAATGCAATGCTTTAGGAAAGATGAAACACCGGAATCTTGTGAAGATCCTAACTTGTTGTTCAAGTGTTGATTACAAGGGTGAAGATTTCAAGGCTATTGTTTTTGAGTTCATGCCCGAAGGGAGTCTTGAAAATGTGTTGCATAATAATGAAGGGTCTGAAAATGAAAATCATAGTCTCATCCTCTCAAAAAGGGTAGACATTGCTCTTGATGTAGCTCATGCTTTGGATTATCTTCACCATGATGAAGACCAAGTTGTAGTTCACTGTGATATTAAACCAAGCAATGTTCTTCTTGATGAAGATATGGTAGCTCACTTGGGAGACTTTGGCTTAGCTAGGCTCATTCATGGATCAACAAGACATTCAAGTAAAGATCAAGTTGAGTCCTCAACAATTAAAGGAACTATAGGATATCTTCCTCCTG AGTATGGAGCTGGTGGTCCGGTAACACCAGAGGGAGATATCTACAGCTATGGGATTCTGTTGTTGGAAATGCTTACCGGAAAGAGACCAACGGATAATATGTTTTATGAGAATCTTAATCTACACAAATTGTGTAAGATGAAAATTCCTGAAGAAATTCTTGACATTGTAGATTCAAGTATGGTTATGCCAACTGTTGAAGATCAGACATGGATTGTAGAAAATAACATAAAAGAGTGTCTAGTGATGTTTACTAAAATTGGAGTTGCGTGTTCCGAAGAATTTCCTACTCAGAGAATGCTCACAAAACATGTCATACTGAAGTTGCTTGAAATTAAACAAAAATTGTCCCGCTAG